One genomic region from Spirosoma sp. KCTC 42546 encodes:
- a CDS encoding MoxR family ATPase, producing the protein MPYTSDVAAAEALTNSYQKLKSEISKVVIGQDETVRLLLTAIFCQGHCLLVGVPGLAKTLLIQTIAGALDLDFNRIQFTPDLMPSDILGSETLDQERNFKFIKGPIFANIILADEINRTPPKTQAALLEAMQEYSVTIAGQKYSLGRPFFVLATQNPIEQEGTYPLPEAQLDRFMFNIYLDYPSYQSEVDIVKNTTSDNKYDVQRVITGEEIREFQHLVRRVPVVDNVIEYAVKLVHKTRPNTDMAAPDANQYLEWGAGPRASQALILAAKCNALLTGKYSPDIEDVRAVAMPILRHRVVRNFKAEAEGISVEQLIKRLL; encoded by the coding sequence ATGCCCTACACATCAGACGTCGCGGCTGCCGAAGCCCTTACCAATTCTTACCAAAAACTTAAAAGTGAAATCTCGAAAGTCGTAATTGGTCAGGACGAAACTGTTCGACTGCTGTTAACGGCTATCTTTTGTCAGGGGCACTGTTTGCTAGTTGGTGTGCCGGGTTTGGCGAAAACACTGCTGATTCAGACGATTGCGGGAGCATTGGATCTGGATTTTAACCGGATTCAGTTCACCCCTGACCTGATGCCATCCGATATCCTCGGTTCCGAAACCCTGGATCAGGAGCGCAATTTCAAGTTCATTAAAGGGCCTATTTTCGCCAATATTATTCTGGCTGACGAAATTAACCGGACGCCCCCTAAAACACAGGCGGCCCTACTGGAAGCCATGCAGGAGTATTCGGTAACGATTGCCGGTCAGAAATACAGCCTGGGTCGGCCATTTTTCGTACTAGCTACGCAGAACCCAATTGAGCAGGAAGGTACCTATCCGCTACCCGAAGCCCAGTTGGACCGCTTCATGTTCAATATTTACCTGGATTATCCGTCGTATCAATCCGAAGTCGACATCGTAAAAAACACGACGTCCGACAACAAATATGATGTTCAGCGTGTGATTACGGGCGAAGAAATTCGGGAGTTTCAACACCTGGTGCGCCGGGTTCCGGTGGTCGATAATGTGATTGAATACGCGGTCAAACTCGTTCACAAAACCCGACCCAATACCGACATGGCGGCTCCAGACGCCAACCAGTATTTAGAATGGGGCGCTGGTCCACGGGCATCGCAGGCGCTTATCCTGGCCGCCAAGTGCAATGCATTACTAACAGGCAAATACTCGCCTGATATCGAAGATGTTCGCGCTGTAGCCATGCCAATTTTGCGCCATCGGGTTGTCCGAAACTTTAAGGCAGAAGCGGAAGGCATTTCGGTTGAACAATTGATCAAGAGGCTGTTATAA